The genomic region GACCGACACCCATATGAGGACGGCGGGCACGAGCACGAAGGCCACACCGGCGAGTCTGCGGCGCACCGTCTGCGCCGTGGAGGAGGACATCAGCCGGCCACCTTCACCGTCGTCGTCGCGCCCCAGATGGCGAGCGAGAGGAAGAAGTCGGTGACGCTGATCAGCACGATGGCGTTGCGCACCGAACGGCCCACGGCCACACCCACGCCGGCGGGGCCTCCGGTGGCGTGGAAGCCGTAGTAGCAGTGGGCGAGGATCACCAGCACGCTGAAGATCAGCACCTTGAGCACCGACAGCAGTACGTCGTCCGGGGAGAGGAAGAGATTGAAGTAGTGGTCGTAGGTGCCCGCCGACTGCCCGTTGAACAGGACGGTGATGTAGCGGGACGCCAGGTAGGAGGAGAGCAGCCCGATCGCGTACAGCGGGATGATGGCGACGACTCCGGCGATGATCCTCGTGGTGACGAGGTAGGGCATGGAGCGCACGCCCATCGCTTCGAGGGCGTCGACCTCCTCGTTGATCCGCATCGCGCCGAGCTGGGCGGTGAAGCCGGCGCCGACGGTCGCGGAGAGGGCGAGGCCCGCGACGAGCGGGGCGATCTCCCGGGTGTTGAAGTACGCCGAGATGAAGCCGGTGAAGGCGGAGGTGCCGATCTGGTCGAGGGCCGCGTAACCCTGGAGGCCGACGACCGAGCCGGTGGCGAGGGTCATCGCGATCATCACGCCGATGGTCCCGCCGATGACACCGAGGCCGCCGCTGCCGAAGGCGACCTCGGCGAGCAGCCGCTGCACCTCCTTGAGATAGCGGCGCAGGGTCCGCGGGATCCAGATGAGTGCCCGTACGTAGAAGGTGAGTTGCTCACCCGAGCGGTCGAGCCAGCCGAGCATCGACATCGGTCAGCCCCCCTTCGGGGGGACGATCTGCAGGTAGATCGCCGTGAGGATCATGTTGACGGCGAACAGCAGCATGAAGGTGATGACGACGGACTGGTTGACCGCGTCCCCGACGCCCTTCGGGCCGCCGCGTGGGTTCAGGCCCCGGTAGGCGGCGACGATGCCCGCGATGAAACCGAAGATCAGCGCCTTGAGTTCACCGATGTACAGGTCGGGCAGCTGGGCGAGGGCGGAGAAGCTGGCGAGGTAGGCGCCGGGTGTTCCGCCCTGCATGATCACGTTGAAGAAGTAGCCGCCGAGCGTGCCGACGACGGACACCAGCCCGTTGAGCAGGACGGCGACGAACATGGTGGCCAGCACGCGCGGGACGACGAGGCGCTGGATGGGCGAGACGCCCATGACCTCCATGGCGTCGAGCTCCTCACGGATCTTGCGGGAGCCGAGGTCCGCGCAGATCGCGGATCCCGCGGCCCCGGCGATCAGCAGGGCCACGATGAGCGGGCTGGCCTGCTGGATGACGGCGAGGACGCTGGCGCCGCCGGTGAAGGACTGGGCGCCGAGCTGTTCGGTGAGCGAGCCGACCTGGAGCGCGATGACCGCGCCGAAGGGGATGGAGACGAGGGCCGCCGGCAGGATGGTGACACTGGCGACGAACCAGAACTGCTCGATGAACTCCCGCACCTGGAAGGGCCGGCGGAAGACGGCCCGGGAGACCGCCAGAGCAAGGGCGAACAGCTGGCCGGTCTGGCGCAGCGGGGCGAGGAGCCGCGAGGGCTGCTGCTGCCTCGGTGTCTTGTCCCGCGCCTCTTCGGCGGCGGGCTCGGGCGGGCGTACGGGCAGTGGTGCCGTCATCGGCGCCCACCGTCCAAGGTCGGCGTGTAGCTGTTCATGATCGCCGTACGTGCGGCCTCCGGGAGCTGTCCCATCATGGAGAGGACCCGCTCCCGGCGACGCAGGGCGCCCTGCCGTACGGGCAGTCCGGCCGAGGGCTCGAGCTGTGGTACGACGGTGCGGGGCCCGGCAGTGTGGACGAAGCCGCTGGTCTGCTCCGCCGCGAGGGTGGCCGCGTCCTTCTCCTCGGACATGCCGATGGGGCCTTCGCGGCGTCCGGCGAGGAACTGTGACACGACGGGCATGTCGCTGGTGAGCAGAACCTCGCGCGGGCCGAAGGTGACGAGGTTGCGGCAGAACAGCATCCCCATGTTGTCGGGGACCGTCGCCGCGATGTCGAGGTTGTGGGTGACGATGAGCATCGTCGCGTCGATCTGGGCGTTGAGATCGATGAGGAGCTGCGAGAGGTAGGCCGTACGGACCGGGTCGAGCCCGGAGTCCGGCTCGTCGCAGAGGATGATCTGCGGGTCCAGGACGAGGGCGCGGGCGAGACCGGCCCGCTTGCGCATGCCGCCGGATATCTCGCCCGGCAGTTTTCCTTCCGCGCCCAGAAGTCCCACGATGTCGATCCGCTCCATGACGATGCGGCGGATCTCGGACTCCTTCTTGCGGGTGTGTTCACGCAAGGGGAAGGCGATGTTGTCGAAGAGCGACATCGAGCCGAAGAGGGCGCCGTCCTGGAACATGAGGCCGAAGAGTTTCCGGGTCTCCATGATTTCGCGCTCGGGGCTGTTCACCATGTCGACGCCGTTGATGAGGACCCGGCCCTTTTCCGGTTTCAGCAGTCCGATGATGGATTTCAGGAACACGGTCTTCCCGGTGCCGGAAGGTCCGAGCATGACGCTCACCTCGCCGGCCGGAAGCGTGAGGCTGATGTCCTGCCAGATGTTCTGCTTGCCGAAGGACTTCGTCAGGCCTTCGACGACTACTTCGATACCCATCGGCCCTCCCTCGAAGTGGTGGTGAACGACGTCATCTGTCAGCGCTCCGGCTCCGGTAAAAGCAATGGCGGCTCGTCACACATGCACCAGGAGGCGCACGTTAAGTCCGTCGAAACCGCGAGGACAAGCCGTTGAACAGCGGAAATCGCCGAACGTTGATCTCTGTTCGGATCACTTGTCACCGATTGACAAACCCGTCCGGCGGCTTTGTCGGAATCTGCGCAAGCTCTCCTGGTGCGCCGGGGTCCCGCGGCCCAGGGGGCCGGAGCCACGAGACACCGGCGGTCGGGAGAACCCCGCCCCGGGTGGGAGGGTCCGGGGCCGGCGAAACTCCCGGAGGAATCCCGGGTCAGGGGGGCGCGACCAGGACTCCACGTGCATGGAACGAGCAGGTACGGACGCGTTTCCGAGCTGCTCAAGCGGGACGCTACGGGCCGGTAACCTAAGTCCGCAATAGCACTTCACGAACTTTCTGCGAGGTAATTGCGCGGCACCGTTTTCTTGTGCCCCGTTGAGTAATCGGCGCGCGAAACCTATCGAAAAGTGAGGGTCGCCGGCCCGAAGCGGCAGGCCCCGGCAGCCGGTCCGCACATGCCGAAGCCCGCCCCGACCAGGGTTCATTCGGTCGGGGCGGGCTCATGGGCGGTCAGGGGCCGGGGCGCACGAAGTGACAAGAAGCCGGGTACGGCGCCCGTCCCACCGGTTACTTCACCGCGGAGTGCCAGCTCTCGGAGAGCTCCTTGCCGGCGTTGGGCACCGACACGCCCGGAGCGGTGAGTCCGGCCGTGTAGGTCTTCGCGTCGTTCAGGACGAGGTTGTTCGAGCCGGCGCCGGCGGGCAGGCCTACCTTGAGGTCGATCGCCCAGCTGAGGATGCCGCCGAGACCACAGCCGGAGGCCTTCGGCGCCGAGAACTGGCTGTCGCCCTGGGCCGCCCCGGACAGAGCGATCTGGATCATCGACCCCTCGTCGGGGTTCGCCGACCCGTCACCGTTGAATCTGGAGGCGGCCATGGTCGGGGCACTGATGTTGCCGGGGCGCAGAAGCACCGGGTTGCCGCTGCTTCCTATGTAGCAGTTGGATCCGAGCAGCGGGTTCTCCAGACGGATCTTGACGGGCAGCTTGACGATCGGCCCGGAGGAGATCCCGGCGACCAGGCTGAATTCGGTCGGCGTGCCGGCCGACT from Streptomyces sp. QL37 harbors:
- a CDS encoding ATP-binding cassette domain-containing protein is translated as MGIEVVVEGLTKSFGKQNIWQDISLTLPAGEVSVMLGPSGTGKTVFLKSIIGLLKPEKGRVLINGVDMVNSPEREIMETRKLFGLMFQDGALFGSMSLFDNIAFPLREHTRKKESEIRRIVMERIDIVGLLGAEGKLPGEISGGMRKRAGLARALVLDPQIILCDEPDSGLDPVRTAYLSQLLIDLNAQIDATMLIVTHNLDIAATVPDNMGMLFCRNLVTFGPREVLLTSDMPVVSQFLAGRREGPIGMSEEKDAATLAAEQTSGFVHTAGPRTVVPQLEPSAGLPVRQGALRRRERVLSMMGQLPEAARTAIMNSYTPTLDGGRR
- a CDS encoding ABC transporter permease encodes the protein MSMLGWLDRSGEQLTFYVRALIWIPRTLRRYLKEVQRLLAEVAFGSGGLGVIGGTIGVMIAMTLATGSVVGLQGYAALDQIGTSAFTGFISAYFNTREIAPLVAGLALSATVGAGFTAQLGAMRINEEVDALEAMGVRSMPYLVTTRIIAGVVAIIPLYAIGLLSSYLASRYITVLFNGQSAGTYDHYFNLFLSPDDVLLSVLKVLIFSVLVILAHCYYGFHATGGPAGVGVAVGRSVRNAIVLISVTDFFLSLAIWGATTTVKVAG
- a CDS encoding ABC transporter permease, producing the protein MTAPLPVRPPEPAAEEARDKTPRQQQPSRLLAPLRQTGQLFALALAVSRAVFRRPFQVREFIEQFWFVASVTILPAALVSIPFGAVIALQVGSLTEQLGAQSFTGGASVLAVIQQASPLIVALLIAGAAGSAICADLGSRKIREELDAMEVMGVSPIQRLVVPRVLATMFVAVLLNGLVSVVGTLGGYFFNVIMQGGTPGAYLASFSALAQLPDLYIGELKALIFGFIAGIVAAYRGLNPRGGPKGVGDAVNQSVVITFMLLFAVNMILTAIYLQIVPPKGG